A region of Scleropages formosus chromosome 2, fSclFor1.1, whole genome shotgun sequence DNA encodes the following proteins:
- the LOC108937004 gene encoding glutathione peroxidase 1-like, with translation MAGSVKKFYELSARLLTGEVLNFSALRGKVVLIENVASLUGTTTRDYTQMNELHSRYAEKGLVILGAPCNQFGHQENCKNDEILNSLKYVRPGNGFEPKFQLLEKIEVNGADAHPLFVFLKEKLPFPTDDPMSLMNDPKAIIWSPVCRNDVSWNFEKFLIGPDGEPFKRYSRRFLTIDIESDIQSLLGLGK, from the exons ATGGCTGGGAGTGTGAAGAAGTTCTACGAGCTGTCGGCCAGGCTGCTCACGGGAGAGGTGCTCAACTTCTCTGCGCTCAGGGGCAAAGTGGTGCTCATCGAGAATGTGGCTTCGCTCTGAGGCACGACCACCAGGGACTACACCCAGATGAACGAGCTGCACTCGCGCTACGCCGAGAAGGGGCTCGTGATCCTCGGGGCGCCCTGCAACCAGTTCGGCCACCAG GAGAACTGTAAGAACGATGAGATCCTGAACTCCCTGAAGTATGTCCGTCCGGGAAATGGCTTTGAGCCTAAATTCCAACTTCTAGAGAAGATCGAAGTGAATGGTGCAGACGCACACCCATTGTTCGTCTTCCTTAAGGAGAAGTTACCATTCCCCACTGATGACCCGATGTCCCTCATGAATGACCCAAAGGCCATCATCTGGAGCCCAGTGTGCAGGAATGACGTGTCCTGGAACTTCGAGAAGTTCCTCATTGGCCCTGATGGTGAACCATTTAAACGCTACAGCAGAAGGTTCTTGACCATCGATATTGAGAGTGACATCCAAAGTCTTCTTGGTCTTGGGAAGTAA
- the LOC108937005 gene encoding uncharacterized protein C3orf62-like translates to MSEKVREYRERLAAALDQALEDDTLSEEEPTSAFCAASHGMETGPCASSTVTPNEALPLSDSDVSPTRCSLDSPTEVGDTGDHREMNASASSSCEGSLSQHGFQVLGNSYIQMLDDLVAKLEFENVLNSVCSHQKPSSKASSCPVLGDGVSHAVVESTPGEVSATGEDHAIIETVLDMEEDYNV, encoded by the exons ATGTCTGAGAAAGTTCGTGAATACCGGGAGCGCTTGGCTGCGGCTTTGGATCAAGCACTAGAGGACGATACTCTGTCTGAAGAGGAACCAACATCAGCTTTTTGTGCAGCTTCTCATGGGATGGAGACGGGGCCCTGTGCCTCCTCTACGGTGACACCAAATGAAGCTCTGCCACTTTCGGACAGTGATGTTTCCCCCACAAGGTGCAGCCTGGACTCCCCGACTGAAGTGGGGGACACTGGAGATCACAG AGAAATGAATGCTTCTGCTTCAAGCAGTTGTGAAGGCTCTCTTTCCCAGCATGGATTCCAGGTCTTAG GGAATTCATACATACAGATGCTGGATGACTTGGTGGCCAAGTTGGAATTTGAGAATGTGCTGAACAGCGTGTGTAGTCACCAGAAGCCCAGCAGCAAAGCAAGCTCATGTCCAGTGTTGGGAGATGGTGTCAGCCATGCTGTGGTGGAAAGCACACCTGGGGAGGTATCAGCTACAGGGGAGGACCACGCCATCATAGAAACCGTGCTGGACATGGAGGAAGACTACAACGTTTAA